CGTGTTTGCTTTGAAGCGGTTCTCCGTCAAAGAAAATTTTTCCCGTGTCGGGAAATGTGATTTGATTGATGATCCGGATAAATGAGGTTTTTCCTGCACCATTGGGTCCTAACAAACCAAAAATACTCCCTTTAGGAATGTTTAGCGAAACCTCTTTGAGTGCGGTATGATTTCCGTATTTTTTGCCGATATTTTCGGCAGTTAACATATAATTCATATACTAATTGAGCTGTTATATTTATACGAAATTTTCAAGTTTTAAAGCAATACGTCTGCGTTGTTCATCTTTTTCAATAACCTTTACCATAACGTGTTGATGGAGTTTTACTACTTCATTTACGTCGGCAACGTATCCTTCTTTGAGTTGCGAAATGTGTATTAGTCCGCTTTCTTTAATGCCGATATCTACAAAGCAACCAAAAGCCGTAATATTATTGACAATACCTGCAAGTAACATTCCCTCACGTACATCGTCAAAAGTTTTTACATTGGGGTCGAATTCAAAAATTTTTACTGATTTTCGAGGGTCTATACCTGGTTTTTCTAGTTCTTTGAGTAGATCTTTCAGATACATCGTTCCAACATCATCATTTATATATCTTTGAATGTCAATTTGAGCGATAGCTGAGGTATTTCCTATTAAGGCTTCGGAGGAAATTTTTAAATCCGATGCCATTTGTTCTATAATGGGATAGGCTTCGGGGTGTACTGCCGAATTGTCTAACCGATTTTTTCCGTTGTGAATACGTAAAAAAGCCACAGCTTGTTGATATGCTTTTTCTCCTAATCGAGGTACGTTTAAAAGTTCTTTCCGCTGGGTAAAAGCCCCATTTTCAGAACGATATTTCACAATATTTTCTGCCATTTTTTCGCCAATTCCCGAAACATAAGCCAGTAATTCTTTTCCTGCCGTATTTAGGTTTATTCCTACTGAATTGACACAATGCGCCACTACGGCATCTAATTCTTCTTTTAGTTTGGTAGGATTTACATCGTGTTGGTATTGCCCTACGCCAATGGCTTTGGGGTCGATTTTGACTAGTTCAGCCAAAGGGTCAGCAAGTCGGCGACCTATTGAAACTGCACCGCGTACGGTAACATCGTAAGTTGGAAATTCTTCACGCGCAATTTTAGATGCTGAATATACTGAGGCTCCTGCTTCGTTCACCACAAAAACTTGCAACGGACGGTCAAAAGCGATTTTTTTGACAAACCATTCTGTTTCACGCGAGGCTGTTCCGTTGCCAATGGCAATTGCTTCTATTTGATAGGCGTTTACCATTGATTTTAATTTTTTCATCGCCATAGTTAGGTCTTTTTGCGGCGGATGCGGATAGAGGGTTTCATTGTGTAACAAATCGCCTTTTTGGTCTAAACAAACCACTTTGCATCCAGTTTTAAATCCTGGGTCGATGGCTAAAATCCGTTTTTCGCCTAAGGGAGAAGCCAGTAAAAGTTGTTTGAGGTTTTCGGCAAAAATGGCTATGGCTTTGCTGTCGGCTTGTTCTTTGGCTTCTTGTAAAACCTCATTGGCTATAGAGGGCGAAAGTAAACGTTTATAACTGTCAGCAATGGTATCAGATAGAAAATCAGCGACTTCACCACTGCTTTTTATGATGTTTTTTTCGATAAAGTCTAAGGCTTCATCGGTATTGATTTCAATTTTTAAACGAACAAACCCTTCACTTTCAGCGCGGAGCATTGCCAAAATACGATGCGACGGGGCTTTCATCAAATGTTCTTCCCAATCAAAATACATCATAAATTTCTGAGCCTCATTATCTTCTGATTTATTTTTTATTACTTGTGATATGATATTGGCATTGCGCTGAAACATTCGCCGAAGTGTTTTTCGTATAAACAAATTTTCGCTAATCCATTCAGCAATAATGTCTGAAGCTCCTTCGAGCGCTTGTTTTTCGGAGAGAACTTGGTTGGAAATAAATTTCGTAGCTTCTCCTTGTACATCTTTAGTTCGCTGAGCCATAATGGTTTTAGCTAAAGGCTCTAATCCTTTTTCTTTGGCTACATCACCTCGCGTTTTTTTTCTCTTTTTGAAAGGCAGATACAAATCTTCCAATTCACTCAAAATGAAAGTGTTTTCTATTTTTGATTTTAGTGTATCGGTTAATTTTCCTTGCTCTTCAATGGCCGTAAAGATGGTGGTTTTTCGTTTTAAAATATTTTCATAATCGGTTTGCGCTTTGGCTATTTGCCCAATGGCAATTTCATCTAAATTTTCGGTCTTGTCTTTGCGATAACGTGCAATAAAGGGAATGGTACATCCTTGCGAAAGTAATGACAAGGTATGTTCTATTTGTTTTTCCCTAAGTGAATGATATTGATTTTGAATATATTGTATGTTATTCATTTTCTTTTACTTATAGCTTTTGTTTTTTGTTTTTGCGTTTTAGCGTGTAAAAAACAGTTAATAAAATTCCGATTAGCACGATAAAAAACACCCACAAATGCGAAATGGCAATGATGAATTCTCCGAACATATCAGCCCCATCGGTAAAGGCTTCTTTCCATTTTTTCCAGAAGGAATCACCCACTTGGGTTTTTGAGGTCTCCGAAAAGTAACGTAAGTTAATTAAACTATACTTAGTATTGTGTTCCAGATATTTAAGTCTGCCCTCAGTGCTTTCTATTTCTGTTCGGATTTCATTGATTGCTCTTTGAATTTCTAAGATTTCTTCTATCGTTTTTGATTTTTTTAACAAATCGGTATAAACAGCTTCTAATTCCTTTTTGTTTTTGATACGAGCCTGAACATCAATAAATTGAGAAGTTACATTTTCCGTTGAAATACGTTGGCTAATAATGGTTTCTGCCTTTGATTTTATTTTTTGAAGATACTGATCAAAATTTTTGGCTGGGATATACACCTGAGTTGAATTATCATACTCATTAATTTCTTGTTCTTGTATATATCCTTGATAATCATTAGTTAATTGGATGATAAACTGCTCGGTTTCGGACAAATCTTTCACCGAAAAACGCAGACTGGCATTTCGTATGATTTTTTGTGCATCTATTTGTGCATTTTCATCAAGTAAAGTCGCTTCAACATCTTCCTGTAAATCATTAGATTCATAGGCAAACAATTGATTATCAGTTTTGTTTTTACCGCAAGAAAGCAACAATCCTGCGAAAATCAGGAGATAAATATATTTTTTCATACAAAAATGGTTTTGGCAAATGTAGGTATTTATTCAAAAAATTCTAAAAAATAATGGAAAAAGCGTCTTTATTTCTAAAAAAGTTATTGAAATTCTATCGGATTAGTGTGTTTGTACTGATAATCTAATTCTTGAGAGCATAAAGTCCCTAATATTATTCTACCTTGATTCATTATAGGAGAATAGTTGTTGATTATTTTATTTTGATAATCAATAATTTGTTTCTTTGTAGGATGTAAAGGAGCCACAATATTGTACGTTTTGCCAACGAAATGTTTTAATATCATTTTTTCTACAATTAGACTCACGTCTTCGTAATGTACGTGATTGACAGCTTGGTCAAGGTTCGACACTTTGTATTTGCTTAACATACGTGTACCGCCCATCAGTCCACCTAAACGCAAAATATTGATTTGAGGAAATTGTTTCTTAAACTGATTTTCAATATACAACATATTCTGATGAAGTTGTTCGTCTTGGAAAGTATGTTCTGAAATAGGTTGCTCAACTTGCGGATAAATCCCTATTGAACTCATCAAAAAAATGGATTTATTATAATTGCTTATAAAGCGCAACATATTTTGAAATTTGTTTTCAAGTCGTTTTATGTCAGTGTTTTTTGAAAAAGGAATGGTAATGATAATCGTTTCTAATTCTTGAAGGCATTCCCATATTTTTGTTTTTTCCAGTGTGTATTCTTCAGGGAAAAATATTTGTGTCGCCTCAAATCCCATCGTTTGCAAAGTAATTTGTTTTTCGACAGAAGTGGTGGTTGTAAAAACCTTATTTTCAGAAGCAAAATGTTTTGCTAGATGCAAGCCTAACCAACCACAACCAATAATTCCTATTTTATTCATAATTCTGAATCTTTTTGTAAAAAAATATATAATCTGTAAAGCCAAATGTAACCTTTTTTGAGTTGAAAATATATTTTTCTTTAAAATTTTGATGAATTTGTGCCATTTAAAAATTTCTGATTAAAACTAACAATAATTTTTTCTGTATCTTTACCCGCAAATTTAGTCAAAAGTATGGAAACGCCTATCTTACAATTACATAATGTTTCAGTATTTCAGAATGCTAATCTGATACTTTCCAACGTAAATCTGACCATTAAAAAAGGAGAATTGGTATATTTGATTGGAAAGACAGGAACTGGAAAAAGTAGTTTGATGAAGCTACTCTATGGCGATTTACCACTCAAAAGTGGGGAAGGGAGCGTGGTGGACTTTGATTTGAAAACACTTCAAGAAAAGCAAATACCTTTTCTTAGACGCAAATTAGGAGTGGTTTTTCAAGACTTTAAATTACTTGCTGACCGTAATGTTTACGATAATTTAGCTTTTGTGCTTCGGGCTACTGGTTGGAAAGAAACCAAGCAGATTCAAAACCGAATCAAAGAAGTATTGGTTAAGGTAAAAATGCACACCAAAGCTTTCAAATATCCTCACGAACTTTCAGGAGGGGAGCAGCAACGTGTTGCCATTGCTAGAGCTTTACTTAACGACCCTGAACTGATTTTAGCTGACGAACCCACAGGAAATCTTGACCCTGAAACCAGCGTGGAAATTATGCGGGTATTGCAAGAAATCAATACTTCAGGGCGAACCATTCTGATGGCAACTCACGACTATACCCTCATTCTTAAATTTCCTTCCAGAACGCTCAAATGCGAAGGAGAAAAAGTATTTGAAGTTATCCAGCGTACCGTATAGTCCTCCACCATTTTATAGGCTCTTAAAAAATACATAGCTTTTGCCTTTTAAAATATTCATTTAAAACAAATAAAAAACGATTTATATCTATTATCAATGAAAAAAAACATCGTAAACCTATTACTTTTTCTGATTTTTCCTTTTATAATCCAAGCTCAACAAAAACATCCTACCGATGCTTTTGTTTCGCCTTTGGATATTCCACTTTTGCTTTCTGGTAACTTTGGCGAATTGCGAAACAATCACTTTCACGCTGGGCTTGACTTTAAAACACAAGGACGAGAAGGGCTTTCGGTTTACGCCGCTGCACAAGGCTACGTGTCCCGAATTAAAGTGGGTTTGTACGGCTACGGAAAGGTTATTTACATAACGCATCCTAACGGATATACTTCGGTTTATGCTCATTTACAAAAATTTTCTCCAGAAATTGAAAAATATGTCAAACAACGACAATACGCAAAGAAAACGTTTGAAATAGAATTATTTCCGAAGGAGGGGGAACTTCCAGTTAATCAAAAACAACTCATCGGACTGAGCGGAAATACAGGAAGTAGTGGAGGACCTCACTTGCATTTTGAAATTCGTGACGCTGATTCAAAAGCACTTAATCCATTATGGTTTGGATACGAAATAGCAGATAATCAGCCTCCTGCGGTGTATCAGTTATGGGCATACTCTTTGGACAACAAAACGCAAATTAACGGTTCACAAGTTCCGCAATCCATTCACTTTACAAAGCAACCCGATGGTAGTTTTTTGGCAGAATCAGTTACCGCTGAAGGGTTTTTAGGTTTAGGTATTCAAGCTATTGATAGGCAAGATTTGACTTATCATAATAATGGGGTTTATAAAGTTACCTTGCAACTCAATGGAACCACTCAGTTGCAATACGTATTTGACCAATTGGATTTTCAACAAGGACGATACATAAATACATTTATTGATTATCAGCAACTTATTGAAAATAAGTCACGTACTCAATTGTTATATAAAACGAAAAGCAATCCGCTAAAAGGCATATATTCTGTACTCAAAAATGATGGAAAACTAGAAATTTTGGACGGACTTTCCTATATGGCAACTGTAATTGTTGAGGATTTTAATAAGAATCAAACCCGTATCAATATTCCAATAACGGGCAAAAAAAGCCCCATAACCGAACAAAAGCTCCCTGAAGAAGGAAAACTTTTGGTAGCTAAACGTGACCAGTATTTTACCTTAGATAAAGCTAATGTTTATTTTCCAGTAAATACTTTTTATGAAGATTTCCTCATTCAAATAGAAAATAAAAACGATACCATTCGGATACATTATCCTAAAATACCTGTACATCGTTTTTATAACTTAACTATTGAAAATACACGTTTTGCGGCAGAAGAGTTGCCTAAGGTATTTATCGCTTATGTTAATGAAAAAAATAAAATAGCATATGAAAATACAGTACGCAAAGGGCAAACGTTCTCTACCCGAACCCGAAATTTAGGAACTTTCGTGCTGATGAAAGATGACATCGTGCCTGAGGTAACTCCTATAAACTTCAAAAATGGGGCTTGGGTTACTGATAATACGCTACAAGTAGCTATAAAAGATGAACTTAGTGGTATTGCTCAATATACGGCAACTTTGAATGGAGCTTGGGTTTTGTTTGAGTACGAAGCTAAAAAAGGAGTACTTACCTTTGATTTTTCGGATATTGATACCTCAAAGACGGATACATATCAGCTTGAACTGAAAGTAGCTGATAATGTAGGTAATGAACAAGTACTAAAAATGTCTTTTCGTAAGAAGTAATATTTCTTTTTGCTCAAAGGCAATATTTAGTAAAAAACCTTTCGGAAATTGTAAATTTCTGAAAGGTTTTTGTTTTATTGTGCTTGATAATTAAAGAGTTATTTTAAAACTTCTTTCACTTTGTCAGCAGCCTCTTGGAACATAATTGCTGAGTGTACTGCTAATCCTGAGTTGTCTATCATTTCTTTAGCAATTTCGGCATTGGTACCTTGTAGCCTTACGATAATAGGTACTTGAATCTCTGCCCCCATATTTTTGTAAGCATCAATAATACCTTGGGCTACTCTGTCGCAGCGAACAATTCCACCAAAAATGTTTACCAAAATGGCTTTTACTTTTGGGTCTTTCAGAATGATTCGGAAAGCGGTTTCCACGCGTTTGGCGTCAGCAGTACCCCCTACGTCCAAAAAGTTGGCAGGTGAACCTCCCGCTTGTTTAATCAAATCCATAGTTGCCATAGCCAGCCCAGCTCCGTTGACCATACATCCTACGTTGCCATCTAAAGCTACATAGTTAAGTCCTGCTGCTTTGGCTTCTACCTCTATAGGGTTTTCCTCACGTAAATCACGCATTTGGGCATATTGTTTATGGCGATAAAGCGCGTTATCGTCTAAAGTAATTTTGGCGTCTACAGCTAAAATTTTATTATCGGACGTTTTCAGTACAGGGTTGATTTCGAAAAGATTAGCGTCAGAGGCAACATAAGCATTGTATAAGGCAGTCACAAATTTAACCATATCTTTGAACGCTTCACCAGAAAGCCCTAAATTGAATGCTATTTGTCTGGCTTGGAAAGGTAATAATCCAACGGCAGGGTCAATTTCCTCTGTAAAAATAAGATGTGGCGTTTTTTCAGCTACCGCTTCAATGTCCATCCCTCCTTCGGTGGAGTACATAATCATATTTTTACCTTTAGCTCTGTCCAGTAATACCGATATATAGAATTCGGCAGGTTGGCTCTCACCAGGATAGTAAACATCTTCAGCGATAAGTACTTGGTGTACTTTTTTCCCTTCGGCAGGAGTTTGAGGGGTTACCAAATTCATTCCGATAATTTGCTCAGCAATGGGTTCAACCTCTTGTAGCCCTTTGGCTAACTTTACTCCGCCTCCTTTTCCACGTCCACCTGCGTGAATTTGAGCTTTAACTACATACCACTGTGTTCCTGTTTCGTCGGTAAGTTGTTTTGCTGCATCTACTGCTTCTTTTGGGCTTTGAGCCACGATACCGCGTTGTACACGCACTCCGAAGCTTGAAAGTATTTCTTTTCCTTGATATTCGTGTAAATTCATCTGTAATTGATTTGATAACTTCACAAATGTAAAAAACTATTCCGAATATCTGTAATGATTATTTAAAAAATGTATTCCAAACGCTGTTTTTTACTTTATGAAAGATATTATCTTTTGTTTTATTTGTCTGATATTCAAAGTTTTGTTTAGTAGTTTTTAAGATTTTTTCTGATTAAAAAGGTATATCGTTATCGTTTTCATTACCTAAAGTACTGTTTCCGAAGGCATCTTGACTAGATGGAGTAGGGAGGAAGCCACTACTAAAAACATCACTATCGTTCATTTTCGAACCGATTTCTTCGAAAGGCATATCCATTTCATCTAAGTTATCGAATTTACCAAAATGCCCCAAAAATTTCAATCGGATGTTTTCCAAACCACCATTACGGTGCTTTGCAACGATAAATTCGGCTTGATTTTTAGTGGGGGTTCCTGCCTCATCGTCCCATTCTTCAATTTTATAGTATTCGGGTCGATATATAAACGATACAATATCAGCATCTTGCTCAATTGCTCCCGATTCACGAAGGTCAGAAAGCAATGGGCGTTTGGCTTGTCCTTGCCGCGTTTCTACGGCACGTGAGAGCTGCGAAAGCGCAATTACAGGAATGTTTAACTCCTTTGCTAAAGCTTTTAAATTTCTGGAAATGGTTGAGATTTCTTGTTCACGATTTCCGCCTACGCCCTTAGAGGCGTTTGCCGTCATCAACTGTAAGTAATCAATAATGATGAGTTTAATGCCATATTGAGAGGCTAATCTTCGGGCTTTGGCACGGAGATCAAAAATGGAAAGCGACGGGGTGTCATCAATATATAAAGGAGCTTTTTCTAAGTCTTTTACTCGGGAGTTGAGCTGGTCCCATTCGTGAAGCTCTAATTTTCCAGTACGTAATTTTTCTGATGAAAGTTCCGTTTCTGATGAAATCAAACGTGTGATAAGTTGTACGGAAGACATTTCCAAAGAAAAGAAAGCCACAGGAATGTTCTGCCCCACGGCAATATTGCGCGCCATAGAAAGGGTCAGGGCTGTTTTTCCCATACCAGGTCTTGCTGCAATGATAATCAAATCGCTCGCTTGCCAACCTGAAGTAAGTTTATCCAATTTGGTAAATCCTGAGGGAACACCACTAAAAGTATCTTTTCTGTTGGAAAGTTCTTCGATTTTTTTCAGCGCTTGTTTGACCAAATCCTCTGCCGATTCAGTAACCCCTTTTAAGTTTTTCTGTCCTACGTCGTAGAGTTTAGACTCTGCTGAATCTAATAAATCCAATACATCAATGGTTTCATCATAAGCATCTTGGATGATTTCTGAAGAGATGCGTATTAGACTGCGTTGTATGAATTTTTGTAAGATGATACGAGAGTGCGCCTCAATATGTGCCGATGACCCTACCTTTAAAGTAAGTTGAATCAGGTAATATTCGCCTCCTACAGCTTCCAAATTACCGTCTTTACGCAATTGTTCGGTAACAGTGAGTAAATCTACGGGTTGCGAACTCTTAAAAAGGCTATGAATGGCTTGATAAATGTATTGATGTTGAGGTTTGTAAAAAACTTCAGGACTAAGAATGTCAATGGCTTCATCAACTCCTTTTTTGTCAATCATCATAGCGCCAAGCACGGCTTGTTCCAAATTCAAATCCTGCGGAGGTACTTTTCCTCGTTCCAGATTGATTAGTGTTGCGCCTTCGGGTATGGGTTTAGGGTATGTTTTTGTTTCTTTCATAGCGCGAATTTAGTAAAAAAAGAATCTCTTTTTTTCTAGATTATAAACTGATTTTGTTAATAATATTTTGCTTTTTGTTGATAACCATAAAAAATCCCTGAAAAACAGCTGTTATTTTTCAGGGACTTTTGAGCGATATCTTTTGCTATCATTCTTTGAAAACACCCATATTCAGGTATTTATCCATACGTTTTTCAATGAGTTTGTCTGTTGGTAACTTTTTGAGTTCTTCGTAAGTTTCCAAAATCACTTTTTTAACGGTAAGGAAAGTAGTTTCTCTATCGGAGTGAGCTCCTCCTAATGGTTCCTTGATGATGTCATCTACCAATTTGAGTTTTTTCATATCTGGGGCGGTGAGCTTTAAGGCTTCTGCTGCCTCTTTTTTATATTCCCAACTTCTCCAAAGAATGGAAGAGCACGATTCGGGCGAAATTACCGAATACCAAGTATTTTCTAACATAAATACGCGGTCACCGATGCCAATGCCTAATGCCCCACCTGAGGCTCCTTCTCCAATGATTAGCACAATTACAGGAACTTTTAATCTTGACATTTCTAAAATGTTACGCGCAATAGCTTCGCCTTGCCCGCGTTCTTCGGCCTCTATTCCTGGGTAGGCTCCTGGAGTGTCCACAAAACAAACGATAGGAATTCCGAATTTCTCTGCCGATTTCATCAGCCGTAATGCTTTGCGGTATCCTTCGGGGTTTGCCATTCCGAAATTGCGATACTGCCGCATTTTGGTATTGGCTCCCTTTTGTTGTCCGATTACCATAAAACTTTGATTGTCAATTTTTCCGAAACCTCCAATCATAGCTTTATCATCTTTTACGTTTCTATCACCGTGAAGCTCTAAAAAGGTATCTCCACACAGAGCATTTATATAGTCTAAAGTATATGGTCGAGACAAATGACGCGAAAGCTGAACCCTTTGCCAAGGTGTTAGGTTTCCGTAAATTTCTTTTTTAGTTTGTATCAGTTTTTTTTCGAGCTTTTTACAAGCATCGCTCATATCCACATTGCTTTTATCGCCAATGATGGCACATTTTTCCATTTGCTCTTCCAGCTCCTTAATTGGTAATTCAAAATCTAAATATTCCATTGGTGCATTGTTTGAGTTACATCCGAGCAAATGTACAAATAAAATCTGTATAGATGTGAAAAAAAGTTTAAAATTATCCGTTTTTTACGTCTAATAATTTCGTTATAAAGGTTTTATATTTTATTTTAGTGATATTCAAAAAATATGAGGCATTACAACTAATGCCTCATTTCAAGAATTTTACGTTTGTTTGTTTGAAATCAATTATTTTGAGATTTAGTTATTAGATCTTTTTAGGTTAAAATTCGAAATTAGCGTCATCGGCATTAAAATCTTGCTGACGACGTTGTTTCTGTTGCATTTTCATATTGCCAAATCGGTAAGTAAAGTTCAGTAAAATCTGGCGTTTGCGCCACTGCATTTCCGAATGTGAAAACACGTTTTTGGTTCGAGTATCAGCAACCATTTTTTGGCTATTGAAAAGGTCACTAACGTTTAATGAAAGTGTACCTTTTTTGTTTAACACCTCTTTGCTGAGCGCTAAATTTGCCGAGAGCATTCCCTCACGTTCCGATTGTGCCGACTTTCGTGGGGCACTATAACTGATGTTGGTTTGAAAATCAATTTTGTAAGGTAGAGGTAACTTAGCAGTTAAGCGGGTTGACCAAGAAGTATCTTGGGTGTCAAAATTTTGATTGACAGTATTTCCTAAGTAATTCACATAGCTGTAATTTCCTGCTGTTTTAGAATGGAAGAAATTAACATTCCACATAAATCGCCAACTGGTTTTCGGGGTGTATGTAGCGGTGAATTCTACTCCTAATCGGTCTTCATCGGATAGGTTGATGGGGCGACGGAGCATCACGGGTACCGAGATGGGTTGGGAAGGGTTCTGCGGATTGACAATTTCTACAAAGTTTCCAGTTTCAAGGGCAATCATTTCAAAAACTTGCGTGGAATGATTGTAATAAACGGACGAATTCAAGCTAAACTTATCCCAACGTTTCAGATAAGCCACTTCGTAAGCATTGGTGTAGGTTGGGTCAATATCGGGGTTTCCACCGAAGAGGTTGGTGCTGCTTGAACGCGAAACGAACGGATTGATAAAACGTGACCACGGACGGCGCAAACGACGACTATAACTTAAGCTAAGTTGTTGGTTTTCTGAGAATTCGTGTCCAATGTAAATCGAAGGAAATAATCCGGCATAGTTTTTTGAAAAATCCTCTCCTGTAGTTTTTAAGGTGGAATTCAATTGGGTGTGTTCCAATCGTAATCCGCCCATAAAATTCCATTTTCCTTTTTTAGTACCAAATTGACTATAAAAAGCATTGATAATTTGGTCGAAAGCAAATTCATTACTGAAATTGGGGTTTACGCTCAAATGCCCTAAAGCATTGATTGTGCCTACGGTATAGTCAATATTATTGTCATCAATGGTGGCACGATATCCAGCTTCGAATTGTGTTTTTTTATCTTTCCCTATAGGAAGTACATAATCCACTTGAACTAAATGACTTTTCGAATGGTCTTTGTTGATTATTTTTTCGGTAGGAAGATGCGTATTTGTGGTCAATACGGTTTCCGTAATTATAGCCTCTTCATTTTCTTTTGAGGTTGAAAATTGATAGTCGGCGGTAAGTTTATGTCCTGCTTCATTGAATCGGTGTTCAAAATTAAAAGCATACTGAAAACGATGGTCAGTACCCGTTTCATTCTGGTCACGATAACGTTTTACGGTTAGTACCTTGTTAGAGTTGTAATTTGCGTAATCGGTTTTGACCAAATCGTCAGAGTTTCTGTTGCCATAAATTATGGTATTGGTAATGGAGGTTTTATCGTTAAAACGATATTCTGCACCAAGGTTAATATTGAGTCCTTTACGTAATCTATCGGTAGCTCTGTATTCATCTTGATAGTTGGAAATTAAGCCAGTACTCGTATCGAAGTTTTGCTGATTGTAGGCGGTATATCCTGGTGAATTTCGGTAGCTGTAAGCAGTGTTGTTAAAAAATGTCCAGTCGCGTTTTCTGAGGTTCAAATTTACCGATGCTCCGTAATTATCAGGATGCCCTAAAGTGAGTGTACTTGAGCCCATAAACCCAATGGCACTTCCTTTTTTTAAGATGATATTGATAATTCCAGCAGTCCCTTCAGCATCGTAACGCGATGAAGGATTAGTAATTACCTCTACTTTCTCAATGGATTCAGCAGGTAATTGGCGTAATGCCTCATCGTTCATTCCTGAAAGGGCAGAGGGCTTACCATTGATTAGAATACGAACGTTTTCATTACCGCGTAAACTAACTTTCCCTTCAACATCTACCGATACGGAAGGAACATTATCCAGCACATCTGAAACTGACCCACCTTTTACGGTCATATCTTGCCCTACGTTATAGATTTTTTTATCCAAGTGAAGCTCTACTGTGGTACGTTCAGCTGTGAGTGTAACTCCATCTAAATCAGTAATATCTTCTTTAAGAATGATGTTTCCTAAGTTTTTATTTTCAGAAAGATTAAAATTTTTGATTTCGTAGGTTTTATACGAAAAAAACTGAATTTTAATATGATAGATTCCTTTTGGGGCTTCTATTTTAAAGTTTCCTTTCGGATCGGTAACACCTCCTGTAATGCCTTTTGGGTTTTGAATGGGTTCCAGCACGATGGTGGCATATTCGAGTGGTTCGTTGGAATTGCCATCGGTTACACGTCCGGTTACGGAAAATTGTTGCCCCCACGCTGTGGTGGTTACCAACGCCAATAAAAGCAGTATTTTTTTCATATAATGTCAGTTTTTATATTGTTTTTGGGTAAGACGTTATTTTTTTTTAATGGTTTAA
This genomic window from Capnocytophaga canimorsus contains:
- a CDS encoding acetyl-CoA carboxylase carboxyltransferase subunit alpha yields the protein MEYLDFELPIKELEEQMEKCAIIGDKSNVDMSDACKKLEKKLIQTKKEIYGNLTPWQRVQLSRHLSRPYTLDYINALCGDTFLELHGDRNVKDDKAMIGGFGKIDNQSFMVIGQQKGANTKMRQYRNFGMANPEGYRKALRLMKSAEKFGIPIVCFVDTPGAYPGIEAEERGQGEAIARNILEMSRLKVPVIVLIIGEGASGGALGIGIGDRVFMLENTWYSVISPESCSSILWRSWEYKKEAAEALKLTAPDMKKLKLVDDIIKEPLGGAHSDRETTFLTVKKVILETYEELKKLPTDKLIEKRMDKYLNMGVFKE
- the dnaB gene encoding replicative DNA helicase, with the translated sequence MKETKTYPKPIPEGATLINLERGKVPPQDLNLEQAVLGAMMIDKKGVDEAIDILSPEVFYKPQHQYIYQAIHSLFKSSQPVDLLTVTEQLRKDGNLEAVGGEYYLIQLTLKVGSSAHIEAHSRIILQKFIQRSLIRISSEIIQDAYDETIDVLDLLDSAESKLYDVGQKNLKGVTESAEDLVKQALKKIEELSNRKDTFSGVPSGFTKLDKLTSGWQASDLIIIAARPGMGKTALTLSMARNIAVGQNIPVAFFSLEMSSVQLITRLISSETELSSEKLRTGKLELHEWDQLNSRVKDLEKAPLYIDDTPSLSIFDLRAKARRLASQYGIKLIIIDYLQLMTANASKGVGGNREQEISTISRNLKALAKELNIPVIALSQLSRAVETRQGQAKRPLLSDLRESGAIEQDADIVSFIYRPEYYKIEEWDDEAGTPTKNQAEFIVAKHRNGGLENIRLKFLGHFGKFDNLDEMDMPFEEIGSKMNDSDVFSSGFLPTPSSQDAFGNSTLGNENDNDIPF
- a CDS encoding TonB-dependent receptor domain-containing protein; translated protein: MKKILLLLALVTTTAWGQQFSVTGRVTDGNSNEPLEYATIVLEPIQNPKGITGGVTDPKGNFKIEAPKGIYHIKIQFFSYKTYEIKNFNLSENKNLGNIILKEDITDLDGVTLTAERTTVELHLDKKIYNVGQDMTVKGGSVSDVLDNVPSVSVDVEGKVSLRGNENVRILINGKPSALSGMNDEALRQLPAESIEKVEVITNPSSRYDAEGTAGIINIILKKGSAIGFMGSSTLTLGHPDNYGASVNLNLRKRDWTFFNNTAYSYRNSPGYTAYNQQNFDTSTGLISNYQDEYRATDRLRKGLNINLGAEYRFNDKTSITNTIIYGNRNSDDLVKTDYANYNSNKVLTVKRYRDQNETGTDHRFQYAFNFEHRFNEAGHKLTADYQFSTSKENEEAIITETVLTTNTHLPTEKIINKDHSKSHLVQVDYVLPIGKDKKTQFEAGYRATIDDNNIDYTVGTINALGHLSVNPNFSNEFAFDQIINAFYSQFGTKKGKWNFMGGLRLEHTQLNSTLKTTGEDFSKNYAGLFPSIYIGHEFSENQQLSLSYSRRLRRPWSRFINPFVSRSSSTNLFGGNPDIDPTYTNAYEVAYLKRWDKFSLNSSVYYNHSTQVFEMIALETGNFVEIVNPQNPSQPISVPVMLRRPINLSDEDRLGVEFTATYTPKTSWRFMWNVNFFHSKTAGNYSYVNYLGNTVNQNFDTQDTSWSTRLTAKLPLPYKIDFQTNISYSAPRKSAQSEREGMLSANLALSKEVLNKKGTLSLNVSDLFNSQKMVADTRTKNVFSHSEMQWRKRQILLNFTYRFGNMKMQQKQRRQQDFNADDANFEF
- the sucC gene encoding ADP-forming succinate--CoA ligase subunit beta; this encodes MNLHEYQGKEILSSFGVRVQRGIVAQSPKEAVDAAKQLTDETGTQWYVVKAQIHAGGRGKGGGVKLAKGLQEVEPIAEQIIGMNLVTPQTPAEGKKVHQVLIAEDVYYPGESQPAEFYISVLLDRAKGKNMIMYSTEGGMDIEAVAEKTPHLIFTEEIDPAVGLLPFQARQIAFNLGLSGEAFKDMVKFVTALYNAYVASDANLFEINPVLKTSDNKILAVDAKITLDDNALYRHKQYAQMRDLREENPIEVEAKAAGLNYVALDGNVGCMVNGAGLAMATMDLIKQAGGSPANFLDVGGTADAKRVETAFRIILKDPKVKAILVNIFGGIVRCDRVAQGIIDAYKNMGAEIQVPIIVRLQGTNAEIAKEMIDNSGLAVHSAIMFQEAADKVKEVLK